A window from Drosophila kikkawai strain 14028-0561.14 chromosome 2L, DkikHiC1v2, whole genome shotgun sequence encodes these proteins:
- the LOC121503246 gene encoding uncharacterized protein produces MCHFQMGTPAKPMLKIDTTAFVLPNLAGNLPTSTIDRNILDRLPNMPLADPSFFQPSQIDLLLGADILPSVLLSGWRPNIAIESEATMETLLTKFWEVEDLPCRLVKETDKLCEDFFVRTTTRSCDGKYIVSLPFNDSEHIDLGHSRSSALAQFLKNETRLKKEPALKDKLFKPESATTKVRVVFNASSPSSNGNSLNDILYLTLQILKWRTFKFVFNADITKMYRQILLNQEHTPFQRILFRNGQGDISDFELQTVTFALLKALPKEHLLSTEFLDLEEVSTTTTLGVRWNATTDEFYFVPREVTIQANYSKRDVLSQIAKLFDPAGWLSPFVVQAKILMQDIWLVSVGWDEFLPADLLHRWHDFLRSYSFLHQVRIPRWVHFQPGVQVQIHGFCDASQKAYGAAIYVRIQRDGIISSNLLTSKTKVAPVKTVSLPRLELCEAVLLADLWTAILPQIPFGRIESFLWTDSTIVLAWLNKPPCQWTTFVANRVTKIAQNTDASQWSHVRSEHNPADLASRGVAAEELATISNIDIEKRPIRCHLACPEQDMLERLSKLDKALRVFAYVQRFIQRSQKRPIPGELQLSNTEISIAERLLIFMTQRRYLPLEYACLSQKRPIPASSSIKNMNPFLDPHGLIRACGRVTASEVLQYDERHPIFLPYNCQLARLLVSFTHRISLHGGNQLMVRLIRSKFWIPRVKNLVKSIFSCKICVIHKKKLQTQLMGELPK; encoded by the exons atgtgtcatTTCCAGATGGGCACTCCGGCCAAACCGATGCTCAAGATCGACACGACGGCGTTTGTGCTGCCGAACCTGGCCGGCAATCTTCCGACAAGCACAATTGATCGAAACATTCTTGATAGGCTGCCAAATATGCCATTGGCAGACCCGTCGTTTTTCCAGCCGTCTCAGATAGACCTTCTTCTAGGTGCGGATATTCTTCCGTCTGTCCTGCTATCAGGCTGGAGGCCAAAC ATAGCCATAGAGTCCGAAGCAACCATGGAAACACTTctcacaaaattttgggaggtggaggacCTTCCATGCAGACTGGTAAAGGAGACGGACAAGTTGTGTGAAGACTTTTTCGTCCGAACAACTACCAGATCCTGCGAcgggaaatatatagtatcCCTGCCCTTCAATGATTCAGAGCACATTGACTTGGGGCATTCGAGGAGTTCCGCACTCGCACAATTTCTGAAGAATGAGACTCGCTTGAAGAAGGAGCCCGCTCTCAAAGACAAGT TATTCAAGCCCGAAAGTGCGACCACGAAAGTTCGCGTAGTTTTCAACGCATCCAGTCCTTCTTCCAATGGGAACAGCCTTAATGACATTCTGTATCTCACTCTTCAAATCCTGAAGTGGCGGACgtttaaattcgttttcaaTGCCGACATCACCAAGATGTATCGGCAAATTCTCCTAAACCAAGAGCACACTCCGTTTCAGAGAATTCTCTTTCGAAATGGCCAAGGGGATATATCCGACTTCGAGCTTCAGACGGTCACGTTTGCACTCCTTAAAGCACTTCCTAAAGAGCATCTACTTTCGACTGAGTTTCTTGATCTCGAAGAGGTCAGCACCACTACGACATTGGGAGTACGGTGGAACGCTACAACGGATGAgttctattttgtcccaagAGAGGTCACCATTCAGGCAAACTATTCGAAACGCGACGTCTTATCCCAAATCGCGAAATTGTTCGACCCAGCTGGGTGGCTCTCCCCATTTGTGGTTCAGGCCAAAATTCTGATGCAGGATATCTGGTTAGTTAGCGTCGGATGGGATGAGTTTCTTCCTGCAGACCTACTACATCGCTGGCATGATTTCCTTCGGAGCTACAGTTTCCTCCACCAAGTTCGCATCCCGCGCTGGGTACATTTTCAACCGGGTGTACAAGTCCAAATCCATGGTTTCTGCGATGCTTCCCAAAAGGCTTATGGCGCAGCGATTTACGTTCGCATCCAGCGTGATGGAATCATTTCATCAAATCTTCTAACGTCAAAGACCAAAGTCGCTCCGGTAAAAACCGTCTCGCTCCCGCGTCTAGAACTGTGTGAAGCCGTCCTTCTGGCAGACTTGTGGACTGCAATTCTGCCTCAGATTCCTTTCGGTCGTATAGAATCTTTTCTATGGACTGATTCCACTATTGTGCTGGCATGGTTGAACAAGCCACCATGTCAGTGGACGACCTTCGTCGCAAATAGAGTCACTAAAATCGCTCAAAATACTGATGCCAGCCAGTGGTCTCACGTGCGTTCCGAGCACAACCCAGCAGATCTAGCCAGTCGTGGAGTAGCGGCTGAAGAGCTGGCTACCA TTTCCAACATCGACATCGAGAAGAGACCCATACGTTGCCATTTAGCATGTCCAGAGCAGGACATGCTTGAGCGGCTCTCCAAGCTCGACAAGGCACTACGAGTTTTTGCCTATGTCCAGCGCTTCATCCAGCGCTCGCAAAAACGACCTATTCCAGGCGAGCTGCAGCTATCCAATACAGAGATTTCCATAGCTGAGCGACTCCTAATTTTCATGACCCAACGCAGATACTTGCCTCTTGAATATGCCTGCCTGAGCCAAAAGCGGCCAATTCCAGCATCCAGTTCTATTAAGAACATGAATCCTTTCCTTGATCCTCACGGCCTCATCAGGGCGTGTGGTCGGGTGACGGCCTCTGAAGTCCTCCAATATGATGAACGGCATCCGATATTTCTTCCATACAACTGTCAGTTGGCGCGTCTCCTTGTATCCTTTACGCATCGCATATCCTTGCACGGCGGTAATCAGCTAATGGTACGCCTGATCCGCTCAAAATTCTGGATACCAAGGGTCAAGAACTTAGTCAAGTCAATTTTCTCCTGCAAAATATGTGTGATCCACAAAAAGAAGTTGCAGACTCAACTCATGGGCGAATTACCTAAATAA